From the Aquitalea magnusonii genome, one window contains:
- the cas7e gene encoding type I-E CRISPR-associated protein Cas7/Cse4/CasC, with protein MSLFVEFHLIQNFAPSNLNRDDTGAPKDAVFGGYRRARVSSQCFKRAIRLTADFPLPNQGIRTKKLLEMLRGQLQQQYGRTAEDLDSRIETALSAAGLKLKEDGKTEYLLFLGQQEIDGFAALIDLHWEALATPAGGEKKSKKDAKASAPADVAQQAKTIMNGGKALDVALFGRMLADLPAVNQDAACQVAHAISTHRVEREFDYFTAVDDMGAADEPGVGMIGQVEFNSATFYRYAVVDPAKLVANLQGDRELALTGLHALVQAVARAIPSGKQNTFAAHNPPSFIGVVIRHASPLNLANAFEKPVYARNGEALTSPSVAALAAYEQQLAAVYGNGQDRWAYLDLTQAWPQDKGERQTSLAALADWVVAQLRPELEQ; from the coding sequence ATGAGCCTGTTTGTCGAATTTCACCTGATTCAGAACTTTGCCCCCTCCAACCTCAACCGTGACGATACCGGAGCCCCAAAAGACGCGGTATTTGGCGGCTATCGTCGCGCCCGCGTCAGCAGCCAGTGTTTCAAGCGAGCCATTCGCCTGACTGCCGATTTCCCTTTGCCGAATCAGGGCATCCGCACCAAAAAACTGCTGGAGATGCTGCGCGGGCAATTGCAGCAGCAATATGGTCGCACCGCTGAAGATCTGGACAGCCGCATTGAAACTGCGCTATCTGCCGCTGGGCTAAAGCTGAAGGAGGATGGCAAGACCGAATACCTGTTGTTTTTAGGGCAGCAGGAAATCGACGGTTTTGCCGCCCTGATCGATTTGCATTGGGAGGCACTGGCCACCCCGGCAGGCGGCGAGAAAAAGAGCAAAAAAGACGCCAAGGCCAGTGCGCCTGCCGATGTTGCGCAACAGGCCAAAACCATCATGAACGGAGGCAAGGCGCTGGATGTGGCCTTGTTTGGCCGTATGCTGGCCGACCTGCCGGCGGTCAATCAGGATGCCGCCTGCCAAGTGGCGCACGCCATCAGCACACACCGGGTGGAACGTGAGTTCGACTACTTTACCGCCGTGGATGACATGGGCGCAGCGGATGAACCCGGTGTCGGCATGATAGGCCAGGTGGAGTTCAATTCCGCCACCTTTTACCGCTATGCCGTGGTAGACCCGGCCAAGCTGGTGGCCAATCTGCAAGGCGACCGCGAACTAGCTCTGACCGGCCTGCACGCACTGGTACAGGCGGTAGCCCGTGCCATTCCCAGCGGCAAGCAAAATACCTTTGCTGCCCATAATCCCCCCAGCTTCATTGGTGTGGTCATACGCCATGCCAGTCCGCTCAATCTGGCCAATGCGTTTGAAAAGCCAGTCTATGCCCGCAATGGCGAAGCGCTTACCAGCCCCTCGGTTGCTGCATTGGCCGCTTACGAGCAGCAGCTTGCTGCCGTCTATGGCAACGGGCAAGACCGCTGGGCCTATCTGGACCTGACCCAGGCCTGGCCACAGGACAAGGGTGAACGCCAGACCAGCCTGGCCGCCCTGGCCGACTGGGTGGTCGCCCAACTGCGTCCCGAACTGGAGCAATGA
- the casB gene encoding type I-E CRISPR-associated protein Cse2/CasB, protein MSDHALEFIQHLQSLAQKNRGALAALRRSAGFAPGTYPPAFPHVERFVPASSHAEDSYRLALYVTAALFARHPQHMAGQSLATTLGRLISARDSGSIEQRFVALLAADAEDVPQYLRQLVSLLAADGHGLDYASLLQDLSAYLRPSQFDGRDDRNKVRQRWARDFYRQLTTQA, encoded by the coding sequence ATGTCTGATCATGCGCTGGAATTCATCCAGCATCTGCAAAGTCTGGCGCAAAAAAACCGTGGCGCGCTGGCAGCCTTGCGCCGCAGCGCCGGTTTCGCACCCGGCACCTATCCGCCGGCCTTTCCCCATGTCGAGCGCTTTGTACCGGCCAGCAGCCATGCCGAAGACAGCTACCGGCTGGCGCTGTATGTCACGGCAGCCCTGTTTGCCCGCCATCCACAGCATATGGCCGGGCAAAGCCTGGCAACCACATTGGGCAGACTGATATCGGCGCGTGACAGCGGCAGCATCGAACAGCGCTTTGTCGCGCTGCTGGCTGCTGATGCCGAGGACGTGCCGCAGTATCTGCGCCAACTGGTGTCCCTGTTGGCGGCAGACGGTCACGGCCTGGATTACGCCAGCCTGCTGCAGGACCTGTCCGCTTATCTGCGCCCCAGCCAGTTTGATGGTCGGGACGACCGCAACAAAGTACGCCAGCGCTGGGCGCGCGACTTCTATCGCCAATTGACCACGCAAGCGTAA